The Paraburkholderia sp. ZP32-5 genome includes a window with the following:
- a CDS encoding EamA family transporter, with protein MSLQRPGFSSRAWPIRLPQSRNGQIALALAVVYLVWGSTYLTIHVALGSFPPLLLSGLRNLFAGIGLFVFAVRRKPIPPSFAEIRNAGLVGTMLVGLSSGMLAYGMRTVGTGTAAVMVATVPLFATVIAAVAGRKIGRGEWFAVGLGLVGIVILSHGDSAPGSAGGSLAILCGALFWAGGAHLAGQLKLPSDLFLSTALQIGLGGAISTLVAWVSGERMLTLHFLPIVAFVYLMLIGTVAAYVAYGYLIRHTSPIIASSCMYVNPVVAVVLGALLLGEAVTRYTVVATIVILTSVGLSFWFDYRKKHGA; from the coding sequence ATGTCGCTGCAACGCCCAGGCTTTTCTTCGCGCGCGTGGCCGATCCGTTTGCCGCAGTCGCGCAACGGGCAGATTGCGCTCGCGCTCGCCGTCGTTTATCTGGTGTGGGGCTCGACCTATCTGACGATCCATGTCGCGCTCGGCTCGTTTCCGCCGTTGCTGCTGTCCGGTCTGCGCAATCTGTTCGCGGGTATCGGTCTGTTCGTGTTCGCGGTGCGCCGCAAGCCGATCCCGCCGAGCTTCGCCGAAATCCGTAACGCGGGACTGGTCGGCACGATGCTCGTCGGTCTGTCGAGCGGCATGCTCGCGTACGGGATGCGCACGGTCGGCACCGGTACAGCAGCGGTGATGGTCGCGACCGTACCGCTGTTCGCGACCGTGATCGCGGCTGTCGCCGGTCGCAAGATCGGCCGCGGCGAATGGTTCGCGGTGGGCCTCGGGCTCGTCGGTATCGTGATTCTGAGTCACGGCGACAGCGCGCCCGGTTCGGCGGGCGGCAGTCTCGCGATTCTGTGCGGCGCGCTGTTCTGGGCCGGCGGCGCGCATCTGGCCGGACAACTGAAGCTGCCGTCGGACCTGTTTCTGTCCACCGCGCTACAGATCGGCCTCGGCGGCGCGATCTCGACGCTGGTCGCGTGGGTGTCGGGCGAACGGATGCTCACGCTGCATTTCCTGCCGATCGTCGCATTCGTCTATCTGATGCTGATCGGCACGGTGGCCGCGTATGTCGCATACGGCTACCTGATTCGCCACACCAGTCCGATCATCGCGAGCAGTTGCATGTATGTGAATCCGGTGGTCGCGGTCGTGCTCGGCGCGTTGCTGCTCGGCGAGGCGGTCACGCGTTACACGGTGGTCGCGACGATCGTGATTCTGACCAGCGTGGGGCTGTCTTTCTGGTTCGATTACCGGAAAAAGCACGGCGCGTGA
- the thiC gene encoding phosphomethylpyrimidine synthase ThiC has product MNANPKFLSAEAHVDEAAVAPLPNSRKIYVSGSRPDIRVPMREISQADTPDSFGGEKNPPIYVYDTSGPYSDPDAKIDIRAGLPALREAWIEERGDTEPLTGLSSSFSRERAADPATTQLRFPGLHRTPRRAIAGKNVTQMHYAKQGIVTPEMEYIAIRENQRRAEYLESLKASGPNGTKLAAMMGRQHPGQAFGASAFGPNGLAAITPEFVRDEVARGRAIIPNNINHPESEPMIIGRNFLVKINANIGNSAVTSSIGEEVDKMTWAIRWGGDTVMDLSTGKHIHETREWIIRNSPVPIGTVPIYQALEKVNGKAEDLTWEIFRDTLIEQAEQGVDYFTIHAGVRLQYVPLTANRMTGIVSRGGSIMAKWCLAHHKESFLYEHFEDICEIMKAYDVAFSLGDGLRPGSIYDANDEAQLGELKTLGELTQIAWKHDVQVMIEGPGHVPMQLIKENMDLQLDWCEEAPFYTLGPLTTDIAPGYDHITSGIGAAMIGWFGTAMLCYVTPKEHLGLPNKDDVKTGIITYKLAAHAADLAKGHPGAQVRDNALSKARFEFRWEDQFNLGLDPDKAREFHDETLPKDSAKVAHFCSMCGPHFCSMKITQDVREFAAQQGVSDNEALRKGMEVKSIEFMKQGAEIYQRQ; this is encoded by the coding sequence ATGAACGCCAATCCGAAGTTCCTTTCCGCCGAAGCCCACGTGGACGAAGCGGCCGTCGCGCCGCTGCCGAATTCGCGCAAGATCTACGTCAGCGGCTCGCGCCCCGACATCCGCGTGCCGATGCGCGAAATCTCCCAGGCCGATACGCCTGACAGCTTCGGTGGCGAAAAGAATCCGCCGATCTACGTGTACGACACGTCGGGCCCCTACTCCGACCCGGACGCGAAGATCGACATCCGCGCCGGTCTGCCGGCGCTGCGCGAAGCGTGGATCGAAGAGCGCGGCGACACCGAGCCGCTGACCGGTCTGTCGAGCAGCTTCAGCCGCGAGCGCGCCGCCGACCCGGCCACCACGCAACTGCGCTTCCCGGGCCTGCACCGCACGCCGCGCCGCGCGATCGCGGGCAAGAACGTCACACAGATGCACTATGCGAAGCAAGGCATCGTCACACCGGAAATGGAATACATCGCGATTCGCGAGAACCAGCGCCGCGCCGAGTATCTGGAGAGCCTGAAGGCGAGCGGCCCGAACGGCACGAAACTCGCCGCGATGATGGGCCGCCAGCATCCGGGCCAGGCATTCGGTGCAAGCGCATTCGGCCCGAATGGCCTCGCGGCGATCACGCCGGAATTCGTGCGTGACGAAGTCGCGCGCGGCCGCGCGATCATCCCGAACAACATCAATCACCCTGAAAGCGAGCCGATGATCATCGGCCGCAACTTCCTCGTGAAGATCAACGCGAATATCGGCAATTCGGCGGTCACGTCCTCCATCGGCGAGGAAGTCGACAAGATGACGTGGGCGATCCGCTGGGGCGGCGACACGGTGATGGATCTGTCGACCGGCAAGCACATTCATGAAACGCGCGAATGGATCATCCGCAACAGCCCGGTGCCGATCGGCACGGTGCCGATCTATCAGGCGCTCGAAAAGGTCAACGGCAAGGCTGAAGATCTGACGTGGGAAATCTTCCGCGACACGCTGATCGAACAGGCCGAGCAAGGCGTCGACTATTTCACGATCCATGCGGGCGTGCGTCTGCAATACGTGCCGCTGACCGCGAACCGGATGACCGGCATCGTGTCGCGCGGCGGCTCGATCATGGCGAAGTGGTGTCTCGCACATCACAAGGAAAGCTTCCTGTACGAGCACTTCGAAGACATCTGCGAAATCATGAAGGCGTATGACGTGGCCTTCTCGCTCGGCGACGGTCTGCGCCCCGGCTCGATCTACGACGCGAACGACGAAGCGCAGCTCGGCGAACTGAAGACGCTCGGCGAACTCACGCAGATCGCGTGGAAGCACGACGTGCAGGTGATGATCGAAGGTCCGGGCCATGTGCCGATGCAGTTGATCAAGGAGAACATGGACCTGCAGCTCGACTGGTGCGAAGAAGCGCCGTTCTACACGCTCGGGCCGCTCACGACCGATATCGCGCCGGGCTACGACCACATCACGTCGGGTATTGGCGCCGCGATGATCGGCTGGTTCGGCACCGCGATGCTGTGCTACGTGACGCCGAAGGAACACCTCGGCCTGCCGAACAAGGACGACGTGAAGACCGGCATCATCACGTACAAGCTCGCCGCGCACGCGGCCGACCTGGCGAAGGGTCATCCGGGCGCGCAGGTGCGCGATAACGCATTGAGCAAGGCGCGTTTCGAATTCCGCTGGGAAGATCAGTTCAATCTCGGTCTCGACCCGGACAAGGCGCGCGAATTCCACGACGAAACGCTGCCGAAGGATTCGGCCAAGGTCGCGCACTTCTGCTCGATGTGCGGCCCGCACTTCTGCTCGATGAAGATCACCCAGGACGTGCGCGAGTTCGCCGCGCAACAGGGCGTCAGCGATAACGAAGCGCTGCGGAAAGGCATGGAAGTGAAGTCGATCGAGTTCATGAAGCAAGGTGCCGAAATTTATCAGCGGCAATAA
- a CDS encoding NADPH-dependent 2,4-dienoyl-CoA reductase, translated as MSYQHLLAELDLGFTKLSNRVVMGSMHTGMEDRFWHYPQLAAYFRERAKGGVGLIITGGISPNRQGWLLPFGGTLNSVFDLRNHRLLTEAVHAEGGKIALQILHAGRYGYQPFVVSASALKSPISKFKPRALSVAGIDRTVRDYARCARLAQRAGYDGIEIMGSEGYLLNQFLCPRTNQRTDRYGGSLENRMRLAREIVERVRAMCGERFIVVYRLSLIDLVEGGNTWDETVQVARALEAAGVTMFNTGIGWHEARVPTIVTSVPRAAFASLTARLKAAVSVPVIASNRINTPEIGEALIADGAADLVSMARPLLADPEFVLKTAEGRAHEINTCIACNQACLDHTFRNQRASCLVNPRAGRETELIYRPLATSEAVRSIAVVGAGPAGLSAAAVAASRGHRVTLFEASDRLGGQFNLAMRVPGKEEFSETIRYFASQLQRHHVDVRLGTRVDAALLAAGGYDDVIVATGIVPRRPAIAGIDGANVLSYVDVLRGAPVGERVAVIGAGGIGFDVSEFLLHRAGDPLPVPRDTWLDEWGVDLAVRERGGLKPAAAARPARQIWLLQRKAGKLGAGLGKTSGWVHRATLVRNGVQMLAGVEYREISARGLRIARDGADEWLDVDTIVICAGQESLRELLPSAADGAHGQRNDGPRFHVIGGAKLATELDAKRAIREGAELAAAL; from the coding sequence ATGTCTTACCAACACTTACTCGCCGAACTCGACCTGGGCTTCACGAAGCTCTCCAACCGCGTCGTGATGGGTTCGATGCATACCGGCATGGAAGACCGCTTCTGGCATTACCCGCAACTCGCCGCGTACTTTCGCGAGCGCGCCAAAGGCGGTGTCGGGCTGATCATCACCGGCGGCATTTCGCCGAATCGTCAGGGCTGGCTGCTGCCGTTCGGCGGCACGCTGAACTCGGTGTTCGACCTGCGCAATCACCGGCTGCTGACCGAGGCCGTACATGCCGAGGGCGGCAAGATCGCGCTGCAGATCCTGCATGCGGGCCGCTATGGTTATCAGCCATTCGTCGTCTCCGCTTCCGCGCTGAAGTCGCCGATCTCGAAGTTCAAGCCGCGCGCGTTGAGCGTTGCCGGCATCGACAGGACCGTGCGCGATTACGCGCGCTGCGCGCGACTCGCGCAACGCGCCGGCTATGACGGCATCGAGATCATGGGCAGCGAAGGCTATCTGCTGAACCAGTTCCTGTGTCCGCGCACGAATCAACGCACCGACCGCTACGGCGGCAGTCTCGAGAACCGCATGCGGCTCGCGCGCGAGATCGTCGAACGGGTGCGCGCGATGTGCGGCGAACGCTTCATCGTCGTGTACCGGCTGTCGCTGATCGATCTGGTCGAAGGCGGCAATACGTGGGACGAAACCGTGCAGGTCGCGAGAGCGCTCGAAGCGGCCGGCGTGACGATGTTCAATACCGGCATCGGCTGGCACGAGGCACGTGTGCCGACCATCGTGACCTCGGTGCCGCGCGCGGCGTTCGCGTCACTGACCGCGCGTCTGAAGGCCGCGGTCAGCGTGCCGGTGATCGCGTCGAACCGGATCAACACGCCGGAGATCGGCGAAGCCTTGATCGCCGACGGCGCGGCGGACCTCGTCTCGATGGCGAGGCCGCTGCTCGCCGATCCCGAGTTCGTGCTGAAGACCGCCGAAGGCCGCGCGCACGAGATCAACACCTGTATCGCGTGCAACCAGGCGTGCCTCGATCACACGTTCCGCAATCAGCGCGCGAGTTGCCTCGTGAATCCGCGCGCGGGCCGCGAAACCGAATTGATCTACCGACCACTCGCGACTTCCGAGGCCGTGCGTTCGATCGCGGTGGTCGGTGCCGGGCCGGCCGGATTATCGGCGGCGGCGGTGGCCGCCTCGCGCGGGCATCGCGTGACGCTGTTCGAAGCGAGCGACCGGCTCGGCGGCCAGTTCAATCTCGCGATGCGCGTGCCGGGCAAGGAAGAGTTCAGCGAAACGATCCGCTATTTCGCGAGCCAGTTGCAGCGCCATCATGTCGACGTGCGGCTCGGCACGCGGGTCGATGCGGCGCTGCTCGCCGCGGGCGGCTACGACGACGTGATCGTCGCGACCGGCATCGTGCCGCGACGGCCGGCGATCGCCGGCATCGACGGGGCCAACGTGCTGTCGTACGTGGACGTGCTGCGCGGCGCCCCGGTCGGCGAGAGGGTCGCGGTGATCGGCGCGGGCGGCATCGGCTTCGACGTCAGCGAGTTCTTGCTGCATCGCGCGGGCGACCCGCTGCCGGTGCCGCGCGATACGTGGCTCGATGAATGGGGTGTCGATCTCGCGGTGCGCGAGCGCGGCGGTCTGAAGCCGGCTGCCGCGGCAAGGCCCGCGCGGCAGATCTGGCTATTGCAGCGCAAAGCCGGCAAGCTCGGCGCCGGGCTCGGCAAGACCTCGGGCTGGGTGCATCGCGCGACGCTCGTGAGAAACGGTGTTCAGATGCTGGCCGGCGTCGAGTACCGGGAGATCAGCGCGCGGGGTTTGCGGATCGCGCGCGACGGTGCCGACGAATGGCTCGACGTCGATACGATCGTCATCTGCGCAGGGCAGGAATCGCTACGTGAGCTGCTGCCCTCCGCGGCCGATGGAGCCCATGGTCAACGCAACGATGGTCCGCGTTTTCATGTGATCGGCGGCGCGAAGCTCGCGACTGAACTCGATGCGAAGCGTGCGATTCGCGAGGGCGCGGAGCTGGCGGCGGCGCTTTGA
- a CDS encoding GreA/GreB family elongation factor, producing MKKTRTCYLTELDVARLEKHAATDAKLQDMLDDVLERAVIVDSREIPADVVTMNSQATLVDEASGEQMTWTVVYPPDADFAHGRLNVFSPAGLALLGAKRGERIRFTPPSGTQKELKLARILYQPEAADDFSR from the coding sequence ATGAAAAAGACCCGCACCTGTTACCTGACCGAACTCGACGTCGCTCGTCTCGAAAAGCACGCGGCCACGGACGCGAAACTGCAGGACATGCTCGATGACGTGCTCGAACGCGCCGTCATCGTCGATTCGCGCGAAATCCCCGCCGACGTCGTCACGATGAATTCGCAGGCGACGCTGGTCGACGAAGCAAGCGGCGAGCAGATGACGTGGACCGTCGTCTATCCTCCCGACGCCGACTTCGCGCACGGCCGGCTGAATGTGTTCTCGCCGGCCGGCCTCGCGCTGCTCGGCGCGAAGCGCGGCGAGCGCATCCGCTTCACGCCGCCGAGCGGCACGCAAAAGGAACTGAAGCTCGCGCGCATCCTGTATCAACCGGAAGCCGCCGACGATTTTTCGCGGTAA
- a CDS encoding entericidin A/B family lipoprotein: MTRLIALLVLAGTVMLAAGCNTMAGAGEDISKGGNAITNSAEKNK; encoded by the coding sequence ATGACTCGACTGATCGCTTTACTGGTGCTTGCGGGAACGGTAATGCTGGCCGCCGGTTGCAACACGATGGCGGGAGCCGGCGAAGACATCTCGAAGGGCGGCAACGCCATCACGAACTCGGCTGAAAAGAACAAATAA
- a CDS encoding DUF4397 domain-containing protein, whose protein sequence is MKMIRTMTAVVAVASILSACGGGSDDAGKELGLTNPEIHFIHAIPSGPAVDFLVNGTAPSGQTNISYKGVTNLTNINTGSTSVAYAATGTKTALASGTFPDAAKGHEYTVLALPGLAAPDIGLIDDPFDKGLLTNSARLRGFNASANATNLDLYLVQANSTSIASVSPTIAGVSFKNAVPPSGQDSIYVSGGQYVLIATAAGSKTPIFQSAAFSLSNNADWLITSVPIGGAITQLLPGQIHLLIAQNGNTSTPSVELSNTLTGQ, encoded by the coding sequence ATGAAAATGATCCGAACCATGACGGCGGTCGTTGCCGTTGCATCGATTCTGAGCGCATGCGGCGGTGGCTCCGACGACGCCGGCAAAGAGCTTGGGCTGACCAATCCCGAGATCCATTTCATTCACGCCATTCCGAGCGGACCCGCGGTGGATTTCCTCGTCAACGGGACCGCGCCTTCCGGGCAGACCAACATCTCCTATAAGGGCGTCACGAATCTGACCAACATCAACACCGGCTCGACGAGCGTCGCGTATGCGGCAACCGGCACCAAGACTGCGCTCGCGAGCGGCACGTTCCCCGATGCCGCGAAAGGTCACGAGTACACGGTGCTCGCGCTGCCTGGACTGGCCGCGCCCGATATCGGCCTGATCGACGATCCGTTCGACAAGGGACTGCTGACCAATAGCGCGCGGCTGCGTGGCTTCAATGCATCGGCGAACGCGACCAATCTCGACCTGTATCTGGTGCAGGCGAACTCGACCAGCATCGCCTCCGTGTCGCCGACGATCGCCGGCGTGTCGTTCAAGAATGCGGTGCCGCCGAGCGGCCAGGATTCGATCTACGTATCGGGCGGCCAGTACGTGCTGATCGCGACCGCGGCCGGCAGCAAGACGCCGATCTTCCAGTCGGCGGCATTCTCGCTGTCGAACAACGCCGACTGGTTGATCACGTCGGTGCCGATCGGCGGTGCGATCACCCAGCTTCTGCCGGGGCAGATTCATCTGCTGATCGCGCAGAACGGCAACACGAGCACGCCGAGCGTCGAACTGTCGAATACGCTGACCGGTCAATGA
- a CDS encoding pentapeptide MXKDX repeat protein, with amino-acid sequence MKKIAIATITTVALLTGAGTAFAQASGAMSNDAMSKNSMAKDSMSKDSMSKDGMKKDAMKHDSMKKGGAMGMKHEASGAMAN; translated from the coding sequence ATGAAAAAGATTGCAATCGCCACTATCACGACTGTTGCGCTGCTGACGGGCGCCGGCACCGCTTTCGCGCAGGCGAGCGGCGCGATGTCCAACGACGCGATGTCGAAGAACAGCATGGCGAAAGATTCGATGTCCAAAGACAGCATGTCGAAGGACGGCATGAAAAAGGACGCGATGAAGCACGATTCGATGAAGAAGGGCGGCGCGATGGGCATGAAGCACGAGGCGTCGGGCGCGATGGCGAACTGA
- a CDS encoding molybdopterin-dependent oxidoreductase, whose translation MTKPLAQPPADPAAPPAQNALQKLDRESILIDARRELAMPSRRLFGKQLLTLGGLSMLTGCSLTDDTSVNHFLTAVSRLNDRAQAALFDPRQLAPTYTEAQITRPFPFNAFYGVDEVPQVDGDGYRLKVSGLVTGQRVWTLPELYALPHAEQITRHICVEGWSAIGRWGGTPFSDFLRRVGADTTAKYVGFKCADDYYESIDMPTALHPQTLLTFSYDGKLLPAQYGYPMKLRMPTKLGYKNPKHIVEIFVTNTYPGGYWVDQGYNWFGGS comes from the coding sequence ATGACCAAGCCGCTCGCTCAACCCCCGGCCGACCCGGCGGCCCCACCCGCGCAAAACGCGCTTCAGAAGCTCGACCGCGAGTCGATCCTGATCGATGCGCGGCGCGAACTCGCGATGCCGTCACGCCGCCTGTTCGGCAAGCAGTTGCTGACGCTCGGCGGACTGTCGATGCTGACCGGTTGCTCGCTGACCGACGACACGTCGGTCAATCACTTCCTGACCGCCGTATCGCGGCTGAACGACCGCGCGCAGGCCGCGCTGTTCGACCCTCGGCAGCTTGCGCCGACCTATACCGAGGCGCAGATCACGCGGCCGTTCCCGTTCAACGCGTTCTACGGCGTCGACGAGGTGCCGCAGGTCGACGGTGACGGCTACCGTCTGAAGGTAAGCGGTCTCGTGACCGGCCAGCGCGTGTGGACGCTGCCCGAGCTTTACGCGCTGCCGCACGCGGAGCAGATCACGCGGCATATCTGCGTGGAGGGATGGAGCGCGATCGGCCGCTGGGGCGGCACGCCGTTCAGCGATTTTCTGCGACGCGTCGGCGCGGACACGACAGCGAAATACGTCGGCTTCAAATGCGCGGACGACTACTACGAAAGCATCGATATGCCGACCGCGCTGCATCCGCAAACACTGTTGACGTTTTCGTACGACGGCAAGCTTCTGCCGGCGCAATACGGCTACCCGATGAAGCTGCGCATGCCGACCAAGCTCGGCTACAAGAATCCGAAGCACATCGTCGAGATATTCGTCACCAACACCTACCCTGGCGGCTATTGGGTCGACCAGGGCTACAACTGGTTCGGAGGCTCCTGA
- a CDS encoding glycine zipper 2TM domain-containing protein: protein MKTIRQISRLTAVATLVATLAACGGMSTRGRDTAIGAGVGGAAGAALGGSALSTLGGAAVGGVIGNQVGK from the coding sequence ATGAAAACGATCCGTCAAATCAGCAGACTCACGGCCGTCGCCACGCTCGTCGCAACGCTTGCGGCCTGCGGCGGCATGTCGACACGCGGACGCGATACCGCGATCGGCGCGGGCGTCGGCGGCGCCGCGGGCGCGGCGCTCGGCGGCTCCGCACTGTCGACGCTAGGCGGCGCTGCGGTGGGCGGCGTGATCGGCAATCAGGTCGGCAAATAA
- a CDS encoding cytochrome b/b6 domain-containing protein, which produces MATPHALHNSVPAAPNQRGVIHPRWVRITHWLNALAAIVMMLSGWRIYDASPIFPAFSFPPGITLGGWLGGALQWHFAAMWLLVFNGLVYVALNLASGRFVRKFWPLTPAAVLRDFVAALRGKLAHDDLRIYNAVQKFAYLFAIADLIVLVLSGLAIWKSVQFPLLRELMGGYDNARVVHFCAMSLLAAFLAVHLVMVALVPRSLLAMLRGR; this is translated from the coding sequence ATGGCAACCCCTCATGCACTGCACAACAGCGTGCCGGCCGCACCGAACCAGCGTGGCGTCATTCATCCGCGGTGGGTGCGCATCACGCATTGGCTCAACGCGCTCGCGGCGATCGTGATGATGCTGTCGGGCTGGCGCATCTACGACGCGTCGCCGATCTTCCCGGCGTTCAGCTTTCCGCCTGGGATCACGCTCGGCGGCTGGCTCGGCGGCGCGCTGCAATGGCATTTCGCGGCGATGTGGCTACTCGTGTTCAACGGCCTCGTGTACGTCGCGCTCAATCTCGCGAGCGGGCGTTTCGTGCGCAAGTTCTGGCCGCTCACGCCGGCCGCGGTGCTGCGCGATTTCGTCGCCGCGCTGCGCGGCAAGCTCGCGCACGACGATCTGCGCATCTACAACGCGGTGCAGAAATTCGCCTACCTCTTCGCGATCGCAGACCTGATCGTGCTGGTGCTGTCGGGGCTCGCGATCTGGAAATCGGTGCAGTTTCCGCTGCTGCGCGAACTGATGGGCGGCTACGACAACGCCCGCGTCGTCCACTTCTGCGCGATGTCGCTGCTTGCCGCGTTTCTCGCCGTGCATCTGGTGATGGTCGCGCTGGTGCCGCGCTCGCTGCTCGCGATGCTGCGCGGACGATGA
- a CDS encoding DUF1223 domain-containing protein codes for MSTALSRPALQRFKLPVAVKAASRAAFKAASAAASCFACGLALMLLSFSSVAANAAEHLCTARSPAHRVALVELYSSEGCDSCPPADRWLGQWKSAGAAPGVVPLALHVDYWDGLGWTDRFAQHRFTERQQTLTHLAGAHTIYTPEVFVAGRELRDWSQRDSFARRIDELVAEPAQANIALALTPPTAGLAGIPGTPGVFGVDAQFDGKATSTAAPLSAYLAVYENSLMSQVGAGENRGATLHHERVVRQWIGPVPLVEGRARIRQNVHIDDVPTDANAHAPAKRFGVVAFVENDATGDVLQAADLPACN; via the coding sequence ATGTCAACCGCGCTTAGTCGCCCGGCACTTCAACGTTTCAAACTGCCGGTCGCGGTGAAAGCCGCATCCAGAGCGGCTTTCAAAGCTGCATCCGCAGCCGCGTCCTGTTTCGCATGCGGTCTCGCGCTGATGCTGCTCAGCTTCAGCAGCGTCGCCGCCAACGCCGCCGAGCACCTTTGCACCGCCCGCAGCCCCGCGCATCGCGTGGCGCTCGTCGAGCTTTACAGCAGCGAAGGCTGCGATAGCTGCCCGCCCGCGGACCGCTGGCTCGGTCAATGGAAAAGCGCGGGCGCCGCGCCCGGCGTCGTGCCGCTCGCGTTGCATGTCGACTACTGGGATGGCCTCGGCTGGACCGATCGCTTTGCGCAGCATCGCTTCACCGAGCGTCAGCAGACGCTGACCCATCTCGCGGGCGCGCACACGATCTACACCCCGGAAGTATTCGTCGCCGGCCGCGAGTTGCGCGACTGGTCGCAACGCGACAGCTTCGCGCGCCGTATCGACGAACTCGTCGCCGAGCCGGCGCAGGCGAATATCGCGCTCGCGCTGACGCCGCCCACGGCGGGGCTGGCGGGCATACCGGGAACGCCGGGCGTGTTCGGCGTCGATGCCCAGTTCGACGGCAAGGCCACATCCACTGCGGCGCCGTTGAGCGCCTATCTGGCGGTCTACGAGAACTCGCTGATGTCGCAAGTGGGTGCCGGAGAAAACCGTGGCGCGACGCTGCATCACGAGCGCGTCGTGCGGCAATGGATCGGCCCGGTGCCGCTGGTCGAGGGCCGTGCGCGGATTCGTCAGAACGTCCATATCGACGACGTCCCCACCGACGCGAACGCACACGCGCCCGCCAAGCGCTTCGGCGTGGTGGCCTTCGTCGAGAACGACGCGACCGGCGACGTGCTGCAAGCCGCCGACCTGCCCGCCTGCAACTGA